One genomic window of Nakamurella panacisegetis includes the following:
- a CDS encoding aminotransferase class V-fold PLP-dependent enzyme, producing the protein MTAVLDRPDWLSATAPTHPVRWSAEAPIAPRPGVRHPHAPGLEIVGAHAQVPLAGGGFVEYANLDHGASAPALRVVRDTVDALLERYASVHRGAGWHSKVCTALYEGARRPIRDFVGGRSDDAVIFTKHTTDSFNLLAHCLPARTTVVVFETEHHAALLPWEDRDGINVVRLAAPASPGEAVSAVDHALRTRPAGPALLVVTGASNVTGEIWPVTALAAVARARGARVALDAAQLAPHRPFSIRELGVDYVALSGHKLYAPYGSGALIGRADWLELAPPYLVGGGATATVTDEETTFKPVPDRHEAGSPNVPGAVALATACHALAAADREGLAASEQALTERLRDGLLDIPGVTVHSLFGDQVQTIGVVTFTVAGQNSAVVAAALSAEHGIGVRDGAFCAQPFVRRLLGAAGCDVQDGTGHAIRASVGLGSTTEHVDRLVDAVESIASRGPRRRYVVVDGRPTPAVDDRELPVIAPWQ; encoded by the coding sequence ATGACCGCTGTTCTCGACCGTCCCGACTGGCTCTCCGCGACCGCGCCCACCCACCCGGTGCGTTGGTCCGCCGAAGCCCCGATCGCTCCGCGCCCCGGTGTCCGCCACCCGCACGCTCCCGGACTGGAGATCGTCGGGGCCCACGCCCAGGTGCCATTGGCCGGCGGTGGATTCGTGGAGTACGCGAACCTGGATCACGGTGCCTCGGCTCCGGCCCTGCGCGTCGTCCGCGACACCGTCGACGCCCTGTTGGAGCGTTACGCCAGCGTGCACCGCGGCGCCGGCTGGCACTCGAAGGTCTGCACCGCCCTGTACGAGGGAGCCCGCCGCCCGATCCGCGACTTCGTCGGCGGCCGCAGCGACGACGCCGTGATCTTCACCAAGCACACCACCGACTCCTTCAACCTGCTGGCCCACTGCCTGCCGGCTCGCACCACGGTCGTCGTCTTCGAGACCGAGCACCACGCGGCGCTGCTGCCGTGGGAGGACCGCGACGGCATCAACGTGGTGCGGCTGGCCGCGCCGGCCTCACCGGGCGAGGCGGTGTCGGCGGTTGATCACGCGCTGCGCACCCGGCCGGCCGGTCCGGCCCTGCTGGTGGTTACCGGCGCCTCCAACGTCACCGGCGAGATCTGGCCGGTGACGGCCCTGGCCGCGGTGGCCCGCGCCCGCGGCGCCCGGGTGGCCCTGGATGCCGCGCAGTTGGCTCCGCACCGCCCGTTCTCCATCCGGGAACTGGGGGTCGACTACGTCGCCCTGTCCGGACACAAGCTGTACGCCCCGTACGGGTCTGGCGCGCTGATCGGCCGGGCCGATTGGCTGGAGCTGGCCCCTCCCTACCTGGTCGGCGGGGGCGCCACGGCGACGGTCACCGACGAGGAGACCACCTTCAAGCCGGTGCCCGACCGTCACGAGGCCGGTTCCCCGAACGTCCCCGGCGCCGTCGCCCTGGCCACGGCCTGCCACGCGCTGGCCGCGGCCGACCGGGAAGGCCTGGCCGCGTCCGAGCAGGCGCTGACCGAGCGGCTGCGGGACGGTCTGCTCGACATCCCTGGCGTCACCGTGCATTCGTTGTTCGGCGATCAGGTCCAGACGATCGGAGTGGTCACGTTCACCGTCGCCGGCCAGAACTCGGCCGTCGTCGCCGCTGCCCTGTCGGCCGAGCACGGTATCGGCGTCCGGGACGGCGCGTTCTGCGCACAGCCGTTCGTTCGTCGGTTGCTCGGCGCGGCCGGGTGCGATGTCCAGGACGGCACCGGCCACGCCATCCGCGCCTCGGTCGGGCTGGGCAGCACCACCGAGCACGTCGACCGCCTGGTCGACGCGGTGGAATCCATCGCCTCGCGCGGTCCGCGGCGCCGGTACGTCGTGGTCGACGGCCGGCCCACCCCGGCCGTCGACGACCGCGAACTGCCCGTCATCGCCCCCTGGCAATAG
- a CDS encoding fumarylacetoacetate hydrolase family protein, giving the protein MEIIRYVAESKVHVGIRSEDGTVRRLAARSLAELLRLPFPVLRALVETGGVVETADLRMLPPVDGLTEVWASGVTYRRSSMARQEESVVADVYARVYEADRPELFFKSVPWRVVGHDEPIGVRPDSEINVPEAELAVVVNAAGEIVGATICDDVSSRSIEGENPLYLPQAKVYSGSCAIGPGIRPIWEIEDLQSLNIQVRVERSGETAWAGSTNTDMLNRTPADLVGFLRRHASFPDGVVLSTGTGLVPEMDFDLQSGDTVVIEIESVGVLSNPVIPATTDEFAWLTPDPARAP; this is encoded by the coding sequence ATGGAGATCATCAGATACGTTGCCGAGTCGAAGGTTCACGTCGGAATCCGGTCCGAGGACGGAACGGTCAGGCGGCTGGCCGCGCGGTCGCTGGCCGAGTTGCTCCGGCTGCCGTTCCCGGTCCTGAGGGCCCTGGTCGAGACCGGAGGGGTGGTCGAGACGGCCGACCTCCGGATGTTGCCGCCCGTCGACGGGCTGACCGAGGTGTGGGCCAGCGGCGTCACCTACCGCCGGTCGAGCATGGCCCGTCAGGAGGAGAGCGTCGTCGCCGACGTGTACGCCCGGGTGTATGAGGCCGACCGTCCGGAGCTGTTCTTCAAGAGCGTCCCGTGGCGAGTGGTCGGTCACGACGAACCGATCGGCGTCCGTCCCGATTCGGAGATCAACGTGCCCGAGGCCGAGCTCGCCGTGGTGGTCAATGCTGCGGGCGAGATCGTCGGCGCCACCATCTGCGACGACGTCTCCTCCCGCTCGATCGAGGGTGAGAATCCGCTGTATCTCCCCCAGGCCAAGGTCTATTCCGGATCGTGTGCGATCGGCCCGGGGATCCGGCCGATCTGGGAGATCGAGGATCTGCAGAGCCTGAACATCCAGGTCCGGGTCGAGCGGTCCGGGGAGACCGCATGGGCCGGCTCGACCAACACCGACATGCTCAACCGCACCCCGGCCGACCTGGTCGGATTCCTGCGGCGTCACGCCTCCTTCCCGGACGGCGTCGTGCTTTCCACCGGAACCGGCCTGGTGCCCGAGATGGATTTCGACCTGCAATCGGGCGATACCGTCGTCATCGAGATCGAATCCGTCGGCGTCCTGTCCAATCCGGTGATCCCGGCGACCACCGACGAGTTCGCCTGGCTGACACCGGATCCCGCGCGCGCCCCGTAG
- a CDS encoding SDR family NAD(P)-dependent oxidoreductase gives MGQLNGLRALITGGASGIGFAVAQAFSVEGAQVVVLDRSERPADLPDGWGYVRADVTDDPSVRSAVAAAVEQLGGLDLLVNNAGMGAQGAVQDSTDEEWHRVLDVNVVGTARVSRAAWPHLRASEHAAVVNTSSVAATAGLPQRAVYSASKGAVSALTRAMAADGMADGVRVNAVNPGTADTPWIQGLLRSAPDPAAELAALAARQPHGRLVAASEVAAAVVYLASPAAGSTTGADLAVDGGMSGLRLRPRT, from the coding sequence ATGGGGCAGTTGAACGGGTTGCGGGCATTGATCACCGGTGGCGCATCGGGCATCGGATTCGCGGTGGCGCAAGCCTTCTCGGTCGAGGGTGCGCAGGTCGTGGTACTGGACCGATCGGAACGACCGGCCGATCTGCCGGACGGGTGGGGCTACGTGCGGGCCGACGTGACGGACGATCCTTCCGTGCGCTCGGCCGTTGCAGCGGCCGTGGAGCAGCTGGGCGGCCTGGATCTGCTGGTGAACAACGCCGGCATGGGTGCGCAGGGGGCCGTGCAGGACAGCACCGACGAGGAGTGGCACCGCGTGCTCGACGTGAACGTGGTGGGTACCGCCCGGGTCTCGCGCGCTGCGTGGCCGCACCTTCGGGCCTCGGAACACGCCGCCGTGGTGAACACCTCGTCGGTCGCGGCCACCGCCGGCCTGCCGCAACGTGCCGTCTACAGCGCGAGCAAGGGCGCGGTGTCGGCTCTGACCCGCGCCATGGCCGCCGACGGCATGGCCGATGGCGTCCGGGTGAATGCGGTCAACCCAGGCACCGCCGACACACCGTGGATCCAGGGGCTGCTCCGGTCGGCACCCGATCCGGCCGCTGAGCTGGCCGCTTTGGCCGCCCGCCAGCCGCACGGGCGCCTGGTCGCCGCGAGCGAGGTGGCCGCGGCGGTGGTCTACCTGGCGTCCCCGGCCGCCGGCTCCACCACCGGGGCGGACCTGGCGGTCGACGGCGGGATGTCCGGGCTCCGGCTGCGGCCCCGGACGTAG
- a CDS encoding DEAD/DEAH box helicase has product MPPTSRRRTSRRRTTGTAGRTTRPDPIPVPSEGRLWLLDVPFGIKVPGTTYDAARKVYVHAGAELPPDLVPYRSQPLTWLRWLEDDANSTDGRITAEPAGMTPRALQTEGAAMILAAATSEIGGAPARGVLLTDDVGTGKTLTAWLGLLAVARERGARNVLVLVDRPKQITIPHWRRTILAAGTDGLRVLICSPDELGRLLVRGRPRWTMDIVIADESHLYRNVETQRVQRFRRVTRFTDPHHKAPFVIHLTATPANHPAELTYLAPLLAQVHGEPVARWTDFGNRLLEAELPLARAYGKWTWNDRAGADGGIRAQGSATVRGWLADARPPLTLHRPAPWGPAPLELLPVQLSPDETLAYRTAWTQFQRALADLAADREVMARPARRTASGRAAVLRLRQKASLLRVASTAQWATAVVKAGRQAVISCEFISAAAEPIAENLEAAGIPVARLYGTQDLEEQRLRFQRGGAPVVVFTPSTSLSLHAGELLPGGPASPATREGLMHNVRYSGLQGRQILGRSHRDGQVCPWWLGYAEGTVEETIAQIMIGRFFAADHTAGADSAALGEVAAALGVSWLPTSALESAGE; this is encoded by the coding sequence GTGCCGCCGACCTCGCGCCGCCGGACCAGCAGGCGGCGGACCACCGGAACCGCCGGGCGGACGACCCGACCGGATCCGATCCCCGTTCCGTCCGAGGGGCGGCTGTGGCTGCTGGACGTGCCGTTCGGCATCAAGGTCCCGGGCACCACCTACGACGCCGCCCGCAAGGTCTACGTCCACGCCGGTGCCGAGCTACCGCCGGATCTCGTCCCGTATCGCTCGCAACCGCTGACCTGGCTGCGCTGGTTGGAGGACGACGCCAACTCCACCGACGGCCGGATCACCGCCGAACCGGCCGGGATGACCCCGCGAGCCCTGCAGACCGAAGGCGCGGCAATGATTCTGGCCGCCGCGACCAGCGAGATCGGTGGTGCCCCGGCGCGTGGGGTACTGCTCACCGACGACGTCGGCACGGGCAAGACGTTGACCGCCTGGCTCGGCCTGCTGGCCGTCGCGCGCGAGCGCGGGGCGCGCAACGTACTCGTCCTGGTCGACCGGCCCAAGCAGATCACCATCCCGCACTGGAGACGCACCATCCTGGCCGCCGGGACCGACGGCTTGCGGGTGCTGATCTGTTCGCCCGACGAATTGGGCCGGCTTCTGGTGCGGGGGCGGCCCCGGTGGACGATGGACATCGTCATCGCTGACGAATCCCACCTCTACCGCAACGTGGAAACCCAGCGGGTGCAACGTTTCCGGCGCGTCACCCGATTCACCGACCCGCACCACAAGGCCCCGTTCGTCATCCACCTGACGGCCACGCCGGCCAACCATCCGGCCGAGCTGACCTATCTGGCGCCGCTGCTGGCCCAGGTGCACGGCGAGCCGGTGGCCCGCTGGACCGACTTCGGCAACCGCCTGCTCGAGGCCGAACTGCCGTTGGCCCGGGCCTATGGCAAGTGGACCTGGAACGACCGGGCCGGGGCCGACGGCGGGATCCGGGCGCAGGGGTCGGCGACGGTGCGTGGTTGGCTGGCCGACGCCCGCCCCCCGTTGACCCTGCATCGCCCGGCGCCGTGGGGTCCCGCCCCGCTGGAACTGCTCCCGGTGCAGCTCAGTCCGGACGAGACCCTGGCCTACCGGACCGCGTGGACCCAGTTCCAGCGGGCACTGGCCGATCTGGCTGCCGACCGTGAGGTGATGGCCCGGCCGGCCCGGCGGACCGCTTCCGGTCGCGCCGCCGTGTTGCGGTTGCGGCAGAAGGCGTCTCTGTTGCGGGTGGCTTCCACCGCACAGTGGGCCACCGCCGTGGTCAAGGCCGGGCGGCAGGCCGTCATCTCCTGCGAGTTCATCTCGGCCGCCGCCGAGCCCATCGCCGAGAACCTCGAGGCCGCAGGCATTCCCGTGGCCCGGCTGTACGGCACGCAGGATCTCGAGGAGCAGCGGTTGCGGTTCCAGCGCGGCGGCGCGCCGGTGGTCGTGTTCACCCCTTCCACCTCCCTGTCCCTGCACGCGGGCGAGCTACTGCCCGGCGGCCCCGCCAGCCCGGCCACCCGGGAAGGCCTGATGCACAACGTGCGGTATTCCGGCCTGCAGGGCCGCCAGATCCTCGGCCGGTCACATCGCGACGGTCAGGTCTGCCCGTGGTGGCTCGGGTACGCCGAAGGCACGGTCGAGGAGACCATCGCCCAGATCATGATCGGACGGTTCTTCGCCGCGGACCACACCGCCGGCGCGGACAGTGCGGCGCTGGGCGAGGTGGCGGCGGCCCTTGGGGTCTCGTGGCTCCCGACATCGGCCCTGGAGTCGGCCGGGGAATGA
- a CDS encoding phospholipase D-like domain-containing protein, translating to MGKRTLDLDDRSARLIHGTDVWSEISDLLYAYTNIQAALTVVGRDADAFLPLRGPATIVVDAGVKAFESGQTDPEVLLGWTRRGVRVYSLPMLHAKVILAEGDPSFVLVGSADAVRPLPKRAEAVLLADEPDTVEEVRSAMAEWKALAGEPLTDDFLQAAVEKYRPAAPAHPADRVVERIPDRRPTPPRPTSPARPEPETRSAQPVGTPDAVTQSAAPSTPPTVAGPAAAPATAARTAAPEPQNWLSEDDDEIGAIGPIVWDRPKYIYLAPLSREGRASLSALERLKHLRREFRVRSEDDGRPVLEVEMFWREEVTKPGAKPGVVYREGWHVVPIQMMGTVRPTTTSQLSSPGKVLQSYTDYSAHPARTYYYLQTNTAGRTMAYRILRDLLAELGERPSFDHAYMMQHKVDAILNLWPEISYSDAG from the coding sequence ATGGGGAAACGCACCTTGGACCTGGACGACAGGTCCGCCCGACTGATCCACGGGACCGACGTCTGGTCCGAGATCAGTGATCTGCTGTACGCGTACACCAACATCCAGGCGGCGCTCACCGTCGTGGGACGCGACGCCGACGCGTTCCTGCCCCTCCGCGGACCGGCCACCATCGTGGTCGACGCCGGCGTCAAGGCGTTCGAATCAGGACAGACCGATCCCGAAGTGCTCCTGGGCTGGACCCGGCGTGGCGTCCGGGTGTACTCGCTCCCGATGTTGCACGCCAAGGTCATCCTGGCCGAGGGCGACCCGTCGTTCGTGCTCGTCGGCTCGGCCGACGCGGTCAGACCGCTGCCGAAGCGGGCCGAGGCCGTGCTGCTGGCCGACGAACCCGATACCGTCGAAGAAGTACGTTCCGCGATGGCCGAATGGAAGGCGCTGGCCGGCGAACCGCTGACCGACGACTTCCTGCAGGCTGCCGTGGAGAAGTACCGGCCCGCTGCCCCGGCTCATCCGGCCGACCGTGTGGTGGAGCGCATTCCCGATCGGCGGCCCACCCCGCCGCGGCCAACCAGTCCGGCCCGTCCCGAACCTGAGACCCGCTCGGCTCAACCAGTAGGGACCCCCGACGCCGTGACGCAGTCTGCCGCACCATCAACCCCGCCCACGGTCGCCGGCCCAGCTGCGGCCCCGGCGACCGCCGCCCGGACGGCCGCGCCGGAGCCGCAGAACTGGCTCAGCGAGGACGATGACGAGATCGGCGCGATCGGGCCCATCGTCTGGGACCGGCCGAAGTACATCTACCTCGCACCGCTGAGCCGCGAGGGCCGCGCGTCGCTGTCCGCGCTGGAGCGCCTCAAGCACCTGCGCCGGGAGTTCAGGGTGCGCAGCGAGGACGACGGACGTCCGGTCCTCGAGGTGGAGATGTTCTGGCGCGAGGAGGTCACCAAGCCGGGTGCCAAGCCGGGTGTGGTGTACCGGGAGGGTTGGCACGTCGTGCCGATCCAGATGATGGGCACCGTGCGCCCGACGACGACGTCCCAGCTCAGTTCGCCCGGGAAGGTGCTGCAGTCCTACACCGACTACTCGGCCCACCCGGCCCGCACGTACTACTACCTGCAGACCAACACCGCCGGGCGCACCATGGCCTACCGGATCCTGCGCGACCTGCTGGCTGAACTGGGCGAACGTCCCTCGTTCGACCACGCGTACATGATGCAGCACAAGGTCGACGCGATCCTGAACCTGTGGCCGGAGATCAGCTACTCCGACGCCGGGTAG
- a CDS encoding GNAT family N-acetyltransferase — protein MDTITVEELAIPAALDGPDAADFIESVAVSSAVEVDAYGTPEMAITADELLPSYRNQQYEPKRLFVIRQDGRIVARGVYHWVTGEPDVAWTDVRVLPEHRGRGLGSAMAAHLVSLGRAQGRARLATYVPSPDRQGRLDRLWSPTGFGSLPADNPEVRFLLVRGWTLEQVVRGSRLALPIPEADLRRRLDAAVLRSGPRFVRHHWADHTPERWLDDMANLYTNMSVEEPSAGLDEPRDEWSAQRVLDTEANNADRPDVRLLAAVEDAVTGHLVGYTELAVPRDLSAPVSQRDTLVLPGSRGHGLGLLLKLANLVTLQRDHPGHPAVLTFNAEENRPMLDVNEALGFVPIGYEGAWKKVLSYPASE, from the coding sequence ATGGACACGATCACGGTCGAAGAGCTAGCAATTCCAGCCGCTCTGGACGGCCCCGACGCGGCTGACTTCATCGAGAGCGTGGCGGTGAGCAGTGCGGTCGAAGTGGATGCGTACGGCACGCCCGAGATGGCGATCACGGCAGACGAGTTGCTGCCCAGCTACCGGAACCAGCAGTACGAACCGAAGCGGCTGTTCGTCATCCGGCAGGACGGCCGGATCGTCGCCCGCGGCGTCTACCACTGGGTCACCGGCGAGCCCGACGTTGCCTGGACCGACGTCCGGGTGCTGCCCGAACACCGCGGACGAGGCCTGGGCTCGGCGATGGCCGCGCATCTGGTGAGCCTGGGCCGGGCGCAGGGCCGAGCCCGTCTCGCTACCTACGTCCCTTCCCCCGACCGTCAGGGGCGCCTCGATCGCCTGTGGTCGCCCACCGGGTTCGGGTCGCTCCCGGCCGACAACCCGGAGGTCCGGTTCCTGCTCGTCCGGGGATGGACGCTCGAGCAGGTGGTCCGGGGCAGTCGGCTCGCGCTACCGATCCCGGAAGCGGATCTGCGCCGACGGCTGGACGCGGCGGTCCTGCGGTCGGGTCCGCGGTTCGTCCGGCATCACTGGGCCGACCACACACCGGAGCGCTGGCTGGACGACATGGCCAATCTCTACACGAACATGAGCGTCGAGGAACCGTCGGCGGGACTCGACGAACCGCGTGACGAATGGTCCGCGCAGCGGGTGCTGGACACCGAGGCGAACAACGCCGACCGCCCCGACGTGCGTCTGCTGGCCGCCGTGGAGGACGCCGTCACCGGGCATCTGGTCGGCTACACCGAACTGGCGGTCCCCCGAGACCTGTCTGCGCCGGTCAGTCAGCGCGACACCCTGGTGCTGCCCGGGTCGCGCGGACACGGCCTCGGTCTCCTGCTCAAGCTGGCCAACCTGGTCACGCTGCAGCGGGATCACCCGGGCCACCCGGCGGTCCTGACGTTCAACGCCGAGGAGAACCGGCCGATGCTCGACGTCAACGAGGCGCTCGGCTTCGTCCCGATCGGCTACGAAGGCGCGTGGAAGAAGGTGCTGTCCTACCCGGCGTCGGAGTAG
- a CDS encoding L,D-transpeptidase family protein, with product MVTTVALAAAGLVVVSVVTAPAASADASPAPANSRQIISVTAPTSGSTTAVLRAYQKGGDGIWHLVIGPVSAHVGQDGVGKASEGSGRTPAGAFALTQAFGRQPNPGTKVPYFRSTPLDWWDENPSSPTYNLHVRRATSPGGASENLYYSGSVYDYVVNMDYNLARVPGAGSAFFLHVSDGTPTAGCVSVPSASMVQILRWLDPSQHPYIYIKVGAAWRPPIPPTPVGRTDTLTAIAGGRLSITGWAVNPATPLIWMRIRVKVAGPKGSAFFSTTTGVPRPDVSKTYYWAGPRTGYRIVVPSMGAGTNQVCVAEIIAATGVARNIVCRAVTVR from the coding sequence ATGGTCACGACCGTGGCCCTGGCCGCCGCCGGCCTGGTCGTGGTGTCGGTGGTGACGGCTCCGGCCGCTTCGGCCGACGCCAGCCCGGCTCCGGCGAACAGCCGGCAGATCATCTCCGTGACCGCCCCGACCTCCGGTTCCACCACCGCGGTCCTGCGCGCGTACCAGAAGGGTGGCGACGGGATCTGGCACCTGGTCATCGGGCCGGTCTCGGCTCACGTCGGGCAGGACGGCGTCGGAAAGGCGTCCGAGGGCAGCGGACGCACCCCGGCCGGCGCCTTCGCGCTGACGCAGGCCTTCGGGCGGCAGCCCAACCCGGGTACGAAGGTGCCGTACTTCCGCAGCACTCCGCTCGACTGGTGGGACGAGAACCCGTCGTCGCCGACCTACAACCTCCACGTCCGGCGCGCCACCAGCCCCGGCGGGGCCAGCGAGAACCTGTACTACTCGGGCAGCGTGTACGACTACGTGGTCAACATGGACTACAACCTGGCCCGTGTCCCCGGAGCCGGATCGGCATTCTTCCTCCACGTCTCGGACGGCACGCCGACCGCCGGGTGTGTATCGGTACCCAGCGCATCGATGGTGCAGATCCTGCGTTGGCTCGATCCGTCCCAACACCCGTACATCTACATCAAGGTCGGCGCGGCCTGGCGGCCTCCGATCCCGCCGACGCCGGTCGGCCGCACGGACACCCTGACCGCGATCGCCGGTGGCCGGCTGAGCATCACCGGCTGGGCCGTGAACCCAGCGACACCACTGATCTGGATGCGCATCCGGGTCAAGGTCGCCGGGCCCAAGGGCTCCGCCTTCTTCTCCACGACGACCGGGGTGCCGCGCCCTGACGTGTCCAAGACGTACTACTGGGCCGGCCCGCGAACCGGCTACCGGATCGTCGTCCCGTCGATGGGCGCTGGAACGAACCAGGTCTGCGTGGCCGAGATCATCGCCGCCACCGGCGTGGCCCGCAACATCGTCTGCCGGGCGGTCACCGTGCGCTAG
- a CDS encoding sugar porter family MFS transporter: MVEDIGSSAIAGSDPRRADPRYADHGERHPARATAISIAAAVGGFLFGFDTSVINGAVDSIESHFSLGSGITGFVVAVALIGSAVGAWYAGMLADRWGRPKVMMVGAVLFLVSSLGSGLSFSVWELGIWRFIGGLGIGVASVIGPTYISEVAPASLRGRLASLQQMAIVLGIFVALLSDAWLAGGNGGALGTKWFGLEAWRWMFLVGVVPSVIYGLLSLGIPESPRFLVARGKDAAAKKVLRRVLGETPDQIDERIEDIRKSVTREDKPSFNDLRGKRFGLHPLVWVGILLAAFQQLVGINVIFYYSTSLWKSVGFQDSFSYTASVITSVTNVVVTVIAILLVDRIGRRRLLLVGSAGMFVSLAVMSLGFAQATLVPDAKGVLAPQLSGFWGVATLICANLFVVFFGASWGPVMWVLLGEMFPNRVRAMAMAIATAANWIFNFLITVTFPPLRDFSLGFTYGLYALFALLSYFFVLAKIRETKGVELEAMSMETMNRKRRPAPTVEAHR, translated from the coding sequence ATGGTCGAAGACATCGGATCGAGCGCGATCGCCGGGAGCGATCCGCGCCGCGCGGATCCCCGATACGCCGACCACGGCGAGCGCCACCCGGCCCGGGCCACCGCGATCTCCATCGCCGCCGCCGTCGGTGGCTTCCTGTTCGGCTTCGACACCTCGGTCATCAACGGGGCGGTCGACTCGATCGAGAGCCACTTCTCGCTGGGGTCCGGGATCACCGGCTTCGTCGTCGCGGTCGCCCTGATCGGATCGGCGGTCGGCGCCTGGTACGCCGGCATGCTGGCCGACCGATGGGGGCGTCCCAAGGTCATGATGGTCGGGGCCGTGCTGTTCCTGGTGTCCTCGCTCGGATCGGGACTGTCGTTCTCGGTCTGGGAGCTCGGCATCTGGCGCTTCATCGGCGGCCTGGGCATCGGTGTCGCGTCGGTGATCGGGCCCACCTACATCTCCGAGGTGGCCCCGGCGAGCCTGCGCGGGCGGTTGGCGTCCCTGCAGCAGATGGCGATCGTCCTGGGCATCTTCGTGGCTCTGCTGTCCGACGCATGGCTGGCCGGCGGCAACGGCGGCGCGCTCGGGACCAAGTGGTTCGGCCTCGAAGCGTGGCGGTGGATGTTCCTGGTCGGCGTGGTGCCGTCGGTGATCTACGGATTGCTGTCGCTCGGCATCCCGGAGTCCCCTCGGTTCCTGGTCGCCCGCGGCAAGGACGCGGCGGCCAAGAAGGTGCTGCGGCGGGTGCTCGGGGAGACCCCGGACCAGATCGACGAGCGCATCGAGGACATCCGGAAATCGGTGACCCGTGAGGACAAGCCGTCCTTCAATGACCTGCGCGGCAAGCGTTTCGGTCTGCATCCGTTGGTCTGGGTCGGCATCCTGCTCGCCGCGTTCCAGCAGTTGGTCGGGATCAATGTGATCTTCTACTACTCGACGTCGCTGTGGAAGTCGGTCGGATTCCAGGACTCGTTCTCCTACACGGCCTCCGTGATCACTTCCGTGACGAACGTGGTGGTCACCGTCATCGCGATCCTGCTGGTCGACCGGATCGGCCGACGGCGACTGCTGCTGGTCGGCTCGGCCGGGATGTTCGTCTCCCTGGCCGTGATGTCGCTGGGTTTCGCGCAGGCCACATTGGTGCCCGACGCGAAGGGGGTACTGGCCCCGCAGCTGTCCGGGTTCTGGGGGGTGGCCACCCTGATCTGCGCGAACCTGTTCGTCGTGTTCTTCGGCGCGTCCTGGGGCCCGGTGATGTGGGTGTTGCTGGGCGAGATGTTCCCCAACCGGGTCCGGGCCATGGCGATGGCGATCGCCACCGCCGCGAACTGGATCTTCAACTTCCTGATCACGGTGACGTTCCCGCCGTTGCGGGACTTCTCGCTCGGCTTCACCTACGGGCTGTACGCGCTGTTCGCACTGCTGTCGTACTTCTTCGTGCTGGCCAAGATCCGGGAGACCAAGGGTGTCGAACTCGAGGCCATGTCGATGGAGACGATGAACCGGAAGCGCCGCCCGGCGCCGACGGTCGAGGCGCATCGCTAG
- a CDS encoding PASTA domain-containing protein encodes MARGAVEVPDVVGLTFSGAVAIGRRAGFAVVGRTPDGSVVAVDSEGLVVEQDPLPGARGRAGQALTLRVGRGDGGSKDPEPRRPDPLVRSDFGDIDDPDPDMEMVPV; translated from the coding sequence ATGGCCAGGGGTGCGGTGGAGGTGCCGGACGTAGTGGGTCTCACGTTCAGCGGCGCGGTGGCGATCGGTCGCCGGGCCGGGTTCGCCGTGGTCGGCCGCACCCCCGACGGCAGCGTCGTGGCGGTCGACTCCGAGGGCCTGGTGGTCGAGCAGGATCCGCTGCCGGGAGCCAGGGGGCGAGCCGGACAGGCGTTGACGCTGCGAGTCGGTCGGGGTGACGGCGGCTCCAAGGATCCGGAGCCCCGTCGTCCTGACCCGTTGGTGCGTAGCGACTTCGGCGACATCGATGATCCGGACCCTGACATGGAGATGGTGCCGGTCTGA
- a CDS encoding DUF421 domain-containing protein codes for MWHSLFVVQIPVLEKIIRTVAVYVLIVLIFRIIGKRSISSLNTMDFVVMFLLSNVVQNAIIGNDNSYLGGAIGAVTLVATNTLVTRLALVSPAFRRLVEGTAVDVITDGVADRAALRRLGIRRDELDHAIRTQNGDDITEIGKGTLEPGGQLVLTLKPSEQDATHGDISELTTRLERIEALLLARSDGPA; via the coding sequence ATGTGGCACAGCCTGTTCGTCGTACAGATCCCGGTGCTGGAGAAGATCATCCGGACGGTCGCGGTGTACGTGCTGATCGTGCTGATCTTCCGGATCATCGGTAAGCGGTCGATCTCCTCGCTGAACACCATGGACTTCGTGGTGATGTTCCTGCTCTCGAACGTGGTGCAGAACGCCATCATCGGCAACGACAACTCCTACCTGGGGGGTGCGATCGGCGCGGTGACCCTGGTGGCCACGAACACCCTGGTCACCCGGCTGGCCCTCGTCTCGCCGGCCTTCCGCCGGCTGGTCGAGGGCACGGCGGTCGACGTCATCACCGACGGTGTGGCCGACCGGGCGGCGCTGCGCCGGCTCGGGATACGGAGGGACGAGCTCGACCACGCCATCCGCACGCAGAACGGCGACGACATCACTGAGATCGGGAAGGGCACCCTCGAACCCGGGGGTCAACTGGTGCTCACCCTGAAACCGTCCGAACAGGACGCGACCCACGGCGATATCAGCGAACTGACCACCCGGCTGGAGCGGATCGAGGCCCTGCTCCTTGCGCGGTCCGACGGACCGGCCTGA